GATGATGCCGTCGTAGTCGGCGGGATAGCGCTGCGCCTCACTGAGTGCCTGCTGTCCACCGGTGGAGCAGCCGCTGAAGTACGACCGCAGCGGCGCCCGGCCTCCGGCCCGCTGGACGACGGCCTTGGCGATCACCGTCATCTCGTGAACGGCCCGATGCGCCCAGTCGACGATCTTCTCGGGGTGGCCGATGCCGAAGTCCATCTGATCGCCAGTGTGGCCGGTGTCGGTGCTGACGGCGGCATACCCTTTGACGATGGCATTGGCGAGCGCGCCGTAGTTGATCGCGCCGGAGAACCCGCCGTTGTCGGTGCCCAGCAGTTTGCCGTTCCACGCGCTGGGCACCCAGACCTCCACCTTGATGTCCGAATCAGACGTTGGCCTCGCTGTGACGGCGACGCGGCAGAACGCCGGCACCTGGAAGGTGCGTCCCGCCGTGAAGCCGCCGGCGGGGTAGGCGCGGGCGAGCGTGACCGCCGCGTTCGTCAGATTGAGTGACGTGAGCTGCTCGCACGACGACGTGACGGAGGCGGCAGGCTGGCTCCGCTCGAGGACCTTGCTCGTCTCGGCGGCGCGCAGGATTCGCGCCGCGTCATCGGGCAGCAGAAAACGATCCTTGACCGCCTGCTCCGCCGCCTTCCTGACCACCGCGACATACCCGTCGTGCGTGCCGTAGCGCTCCTCGATCGACAGCCGCGGATCGCGGTTGGCGATCCGTTCCGCTTTCGTCTTCGCGAAGGGAATCCAGCCTCCCTGGAATCCGCAGCCGTGTCCCGCGAAGACGCCGGCACGGAACGTGTTCCATCCGAGATAGGTGCCGAGCGGCGCCTGCAGCTGCACCGACGGGACGCCCGACGTTTCGTTGCCGTCCTCGTTGACGCGCGGGACGTAGGTCGGCAGGACGCCGATGACCTTCGGTGGGACGCGAGTCATCACCCCCGAGAGGTCCGCGGCGCGGAAACCGGGGCCGAAGTCGTAGCGCAGCACGGGGTTCAGCAGGCGATCGCTGAACGGAAGCCCGGGGATCCCGGGGATGCCCAGTGCCGCGCGCGTCGCCGGCACCAGGTCGCCGCTGGCCAGCGTCGGGTAGCGGCTCGGCGGCGGCGGTGTGCCCTTCACCACCCAGTCGACGAGCGCGCGCGTCAGCGCGCGCGTTTGCTCGGCCTGCGGGTTCGGATTGGCCGGCAGCGTGCACGGGCTGTTCGCCGCCGCCGTTGCCTCGACCGGGAAGCCGCCGCGCCCGCCGCCGTGCGTGGTGCTCGGATAGTAGTAGCGCCGCACGTTCGACGGCAGCGCGAGATCACGCTTCGCGTCGGTGCCGATCAGATCCGGCGACATGCGCAGTCCCCAGAATTCCGCCGAGCCGAATGCTTCGACGATCTTCGGGCAGGTCTTCGTCGCGGTGCATCGATCGAGGAGGCCTGCCGCCTTCAGTCCACGCGCCTTGTCCGCGTAACGCGTCCACCAGACGACGCCGTCGCTGCCCGGCTCATACATCCCGGCGGCGCCGCCCGGCAGCGCGAAACGCAGGTTGATCGGCGTCTGGCGCGCCGCGATCCGTGGAAACGCGCCGTCCCAGACGATGCGGTTCTGCGTGTCCTGGTTGAAGCCAAGATGAATGAACGTCCGGATGAAATTGCCCGACTGAGAGTCGCCGAGGCTGATCGCGTGATCGACGACGCCGGCC
This Vicinamibacterales bacterium DNA region includes the following protein-coding sequences:
- a CDS encoding tannase/feruloyl esterase family alpha/beta hydrolase; the encoded protein is ASRVLLYQVVNRGNGQATANAEGDITLVSGWQGDVIPTAANQTIAVPVARKKDGSPVTGRVIARFFDLPDGLHSAPIRLASLGTPQPYRPADLAESGATLTWHTRENYAGQQDAKHTVPRAEWAFADCESTPWPGTPDPSRLCVKDAFRAGRIYELVYTAKDPLVLGVGLAATRDIVSFFRHAKADASGTPNPVAGVVDHAISLGDSQSGNFIRTFIHLGFNQDTQNRIVWDGAFPRIAARQTPINLRFALPGGAAGMYEPGSDGVVWWTRYADKARGLKAAGLLDRCTATKTCPKIVEAFGSAEFWGLRMSPDLIGTDAKRDLALPSNVRRYYYPSTTHGGGRGGFPVEATAAANSPCTLPANPNPQAEQTRALTRALVDWVVKGTPPPPSRYPTLASGDLVPATRAALGIPGIPGLPFSDRLLNPVLRYDFGPGFRAADLSGVMTRVPPKVIGVLPTYVPRVNEDGNETSGVPSVQLQAPLGTYLGWNTFRAGVFAGHGCGFQGGWIPFAKTKAERIANRDPRLSIEERYGTHDGYVAVVRKAAEQAVKDRFLLPDDAARILRAAETSKVLERSQPAASVTSSCEQLTSLNLTNAAVTLARAYPAGGFTAGRTFQVPAFCRVAVTARPTSDSDIKVEVWVPSAWNGKLLGTDNGGFSGAINYGALANAIVKGYAAVSTDTGHTGDQMDFGIGHPEKIVDWAHRAVHEMTVIAKAVVQRAGGRAPLRSYFSGCSTGGQQALSEAQRYPADYDGIIAGAPGNNRINLIYGFLWSWLATHDAGGNATLPAAKLPALARTAVAACDKQDGLEDGVIDDPRAC